The following coding sequences lie in one Patescibacteria group bacterium genomic window:
- a CDS encoding type II toxin-antitoxin system HicA family toxin gives MPRLTPIHWKIFEKFILFVGCNFSREKGDHRVYSRDGLKRPVVIPRSGDLPVFIIRNNLRVLNISPDEYLEILKQL, from the coding sequence ATGCCACGCTTAACTCCAATACATTGGAAAATTTTTGAAAAGTTTATTTTGTTTGTTGGCTGCAATTTCTCCAGGGAAAAAGGAGACCATAGGGTTTATAGCCGCGATGGATTAAAAAGGCCTGTAGTTATTCCGCGCAGCGGAGATTTGCCCGTTTTTATTATCAGGAATAATTTGCGAGTTTTAAATATTAGTCCAGATGAATATCTGGAGATATTAAAACAATTATAA
- a CDS encoding ComEC/Rec2 family competence protein: protein MIYLILLVSILFLILSFKNKYFLVLGLWGLFLFLGLWRYQLSLPQKNPGQIFYYNGQEVQIRGFIDKEPDQREDKVKLELKSQEIFLSNSWQKVSGKILVTNYLYPEYSYGDRLEFTCNLLSPENVQGFAYDDYLARYDIYSTCYNPKITLLAKGQGNFALSEILKLKSFFIARLNYVLPEPQSSFLAGLLIGAKRAIPGDLQTAFSKTGTTHVVAVSGYNVTIIAVFLMLIFQNLGLGRKKSFWLIIGFLIFFAIMTGLQSSCIRAAIMGGVVLLANYLGRLSKIRNVLVLTAVIMIALNPKILVFDLGFQLSFLATLGLVYLNPILLQILKIKNLKLSARGGKIVKLIFGDFLLTTLSAIIMTQPIILYNYGKISLIAPVANILILPFVPLAMLLGFLTGILAMVWTGLGWVAGWSVWLVLTYIIWILEHLAKLNWAYFELPKISVWVMLIFYAIIIGSIWRFKKSV, encoded by the coding sequence GTGATTTATTTAATTCTACTTGTTTCAATCTTATTTTTAATTTTAAGCTTTAAAAATAAATATTTTTTAGTGCTTGGTTTGTGGGGGCTTTTTTTGTTTTTAGGACTCTGGCGTTACCAGCTTTCTTTACCGCAAAAAAATCCAGGTCAGATTTTTTATTATAATGGCCAGGAAGTTCAGATTAGGGGTTTTATTGATAAGGAACCTGACCAGAGGGAAGACAAGGTAAAACTGGAATTAAAAAGCCAAGAAATTTTTCTCAGCAATTCTTGGCAAAAAGTATCAGGAAAAATTTTGGTCACTAATTATTTGTATCCCGAATATAGTTATGGCGACAGACTGGAGTTTACTTGTAATTTATTAAGCCCGGAGAATGTCCAGGGTTTTGCTTATGATGATTATTTAGCGCGCTATGATATTTATTCAACCTGTTATAATCCCAAGATAACTTTGCTAGCTAAAGGTCAGGGCAATTTTGCCTTGTCTGAGATTTTAAAGTTAAAGAGTTTTTTTATTGCCAGGCTGAATTATGTTTTGCCTGAGCCTCAGTCCTCATTTTTAGCCGGGCTTTTGATTGGCGCCAAAAGGGCAATTCCCGGGGATTTACAGACAGCTTTTAGTAAAACAGGAACCACGCATGTTGTGGCAGTGTCTGGCTATAATGTGACAATTATTGCTGTTTTTTTAATGCTCATCTTCCAGAATTTAGGTCTGGGCAGAAAGAAATCCTTTTGGTTGATTATTGGTTTTTTAATTTTCTTTGCTATCATGACTGGATTGCAATCCTCCTGTATTAGGGCGGCTATTATGGGAGGCGTAGTTTTACTGGCAAATTATTTGGGCAGGTTAAGTAAAATTAGAAATGTTTTAGTTTTAACTGCAGTTATAATGATTGCCTTAAATCCCAAGATTTTAGTTTTTGATCTGGGTTTTCAGCTCTCGTTTTTAGCAACGTTAGGCTTAGTTTATTTGAATCCAATATTACTACAAATATTAAAAATTAAAAATTTAAAATTATCCGCCAGAGGCGGAAAAATTGTAAAATTGATTTTCGGCGATTTTTTGTTGACAACTTTATCAGCAATTATTATGACCCAGCCCATAATTTTATATAACTATGGCAAAATTTCTTTAATTGCGCCTGTGGCAAATATTTTGATCTTGCCTTTTGTGCCTCTAGCCATGCTTTTAGGCTTTTTAACTGGAATTTTAGCCATGGTCTGGACTGGATTGGGCTGGGTGGCTGGCTGGAGCGTTTGGCTGGTTTTAACCTATATTATCTGGATTTTGGAACATTTGGCTAAATTGAATTGGGCGTATTTTGAATTGCCGAAAATTAGTGTTTGGGTCATGCTGATTTTTTACGCAATAATTATTGGTTCTATTTGGAGATTTAAAAAATCAGTTTAA
- a CDS encoding nucleoside-diphosphate kinase: MEKTLVIIKPDGVQRNLIGEIISRFERSGLKLAATKLVRADDKMVEKHYTIDPEWVKKVGVKAIESYKEKGLTPPNDDPIAVGKDVLNRLKDFMTAGPVLAMVWEGNEAVSLVRKICGSTEPFSAAIGTIRGDYNPIETYQMADLANRAIRNLVHASGTSAEAAQEIKIWFKKEEILDYNLARDTILYDYTWKI, from the coding sequence ATGGAAAAGACTTTAGTTATTATTAAGCCAGATGGGGTGCAGAGAAATTTAATAGGGGAAATTATCAGCCGGTTTGAAAGAAGCGGCTTAAAATTAGCGGCCACGAAATTAGTGCGCGCTGATGACAAAATGGTAGAAAAACATTATACCATTGATCCTGAATGGGTAAAAAAAGTCGGGGTCAAAGCCATTGAATCTTACAAAGAAAAAGGCTTAACCCCGCCTAATGACGACCCGATCGCTGTCGGCAAAGATGTCCTAAATCGTTTAAAAGATTTTATGACTGCCGGTCCAGTTTTAGCCATGGTTTGGGAAGGCAATGAAGCAGTATCTTTGGTGCGCAAGATTTGCGGCTCAACTGAACCATTTAGCGCAGCCATTGGCACAATCAGGGGTGATTATAACCCGATTGAAACTTACCAAATGGCTGATTTGGCTAATCGCGCTATCAGAAATCTGGTTCATGCCTCGGGTACGTCTGCCGAAGCAGCCCAAGAAATAAAGATCTGGTTTAAAAAAGAAGAAATTTTGGATTATAATTTGGCTCGAGATACTATATTATACGATTATACCTGGAAAATTTGA
- a CDS encoding CoA-binding protein — translation MDEQAKDFINKDFIYAIVGATANKNKYGHKVLVDLKKKGFKVLPVNPKYEEIAGLVCYPDLISIEERPDVVVMVLGEENAKKIMKDSIDLNLNRIWFQPGSEYPPAVQMAQSAGFKIIIGECLMAETENL, via the coding sequence ATGGACGAGCAAGCCAAAGATTTCATCAACAAAGATTTTATCTACGCCATTGTGGGCGCGACAGCCAATAAAAATAAATATGGGCACAAGGTTTTAGTTGATTTAAAGAAGAAGGGTTTTAAAGTTTTGCCAGTTAATCCCAAGTATGAAGAAATTGCTGGTTTGGTTTGTTATCCTGATTTAATTTCTATTGAGGAAAGGCCTGATGTTGTGGTTATGGTTTTGGGCGAGGAAAATGCTAAAAAGATAATGAAAGATTCCATTGATTTAAATTTAAATCGCATTTGGTTTCAGCCTGGCTCTGAATATCCGCCTGCAGTCCAAATGGCCCAGAGCGCCGGGTTTAAAATCATAATAGGCGAATGCCTGATGGCAGAAACAGAAAATTTATAA
- the leuS gene encoding leucine--tRNA ligase, which yields MQQYNPQQIEPKWQKYWEDKELNKAEDFSKKPKFYCLIEFPYPSGEGLHVGHPRSYTALDILARKKRMQGFNVMYPIGWDAFGLPAENYAIKTGTHPKITTEKNIFNFRRQMKMLGLSYDWSREINTTDPKYYKWTQWIFLQLFHKNLAYKTKMDINWCTKCNVGLANEEVVNNLCERCGGEVYRREREQWMLKITDYADRLLADLDTVDYLEKIKKQQSDWIGKSYGAQIVFKVKSKTMLPKEHLYDLPVYTTRPDTLFGCTYMVVAPEHELIDKYKDQIDNINDVLDYRDQAKHKTELERTNLEKAKSGIELHGLKAINPVNDEEIPIFAADYVLATYGTGAIMAVPAHDERDYEFAKKFDLPIKEVVLGGNIKKEAWSGEGALVNSDFLNGLNVEEAIFKIIEWLEKKGFGFQTVNYHLRDWVFSRQRYWGEPIPIIICPKCGYVPVAEKDLPIVLPEVENYQTTENGDSPLSMIEDWVNVECPKCGGEAKRETDTMPNWAGSSWYFLRYCDPHNDKALADKKKLKYWMPVDWYNGGMEHTTLHLLYSRFWHKFLFDIGVVPTPEPYAKRTSHGMILAENNEKMSKSRGNVINPDDVVKEYGADTFRVYEMFMGPFDQPTPWSTQGVVGIKRFLERVWAIGNDLDNTKRASFASTYAKASVDKKASEDEGSDDDLLRLTHKTIKQVTEQIETLDLNTCISALMILINKFQAEGCNQEIFEMCLKILSPFAPHLGEELWQNLGHKKSIFLEKWPEYDSELIKDEVKEVPVQINGKMRCKILVTDDMPEKEVKNLALDDEHVKKWLEGNEVKKVIYVPGKVINIVI from the coding sequence ATGCAACAATACAACCCCCAACAAATAGAGCCCAAATGGCAAAAATACTGGGAAGATAAAGAGTTAAATAAGGCCGAGGATTTTTCTAAAAAGCCCAAGTTTTATTGTTTGATTGAATTTCCTTATCCGTCTGGCGAGGGCTTGCATGTTGGCCATCCGCGTTCATACACGGCTTTGGATATTCTGGCGCGTAAAAAAAGAATGCAGGGCTTTAATGTGATGTATCCGATTGGCTGGGATGCTTTTGGTTTGCCAGCTGAAAATTATGCGATTAAAACCGGTACGCACCCAAAAATAACCACTGAAAAAAATATTTTTAATTTTAGACGCCAGATGAAGATGCTCGGCTTGTCTTATGACTGGTCTCGGGAAATTAATACGACTGATCCCAAATATTATAAATGGACCCAATGGATTTTTTTACAACTTTTCCATAAAAATCTGGCTTACAAAACCAAAATGGATATTAACTGGTGCACCAAATGCAATGTTGGTTTGGCAAATGAAGAAGTGGTTAATAATCTTTGTGAGCGTTGTGGTGGCGAAGTCTATCGTAGAGAAAGAGAACAGTGGATGCTGAAAATTACTGATTATGCTGATCGGCTTTTGGCCGATTTGGATACTGTTGATTATTTGGAAAAAATAAAAAAACAGCAAAGCGATTGGATTGGCAAAAGTTATGGGGCGCAGATTGTTTTCAAAGTTAAAAGCAAAACAATGTTGCCTAAGGAACATTTATATGATTTGCCGGTTTATACTACCAGGCCAGATACTCTTTTTGGCTGTACTTATATGGTCGTAGCTCCAGAACATGAATTAATTGATAAGTATAAAGACCAGATTGATAATATTAATGATGTGCTTGATTATCGCGATCAGGCCAAACATAAAACAGAATTGGAAAGAACTAATTTGGAAAAAGCTAAATCTGGCATTGAACTGCATGGTTTGAAAGCAATTAACCCAGTTAATGATGAAGAAATTCCGATTTTTGCTGCTGACTATGTTTTGGCAACTTATGGTACTGGTGCGATCATGGCTGTGCCAGCACATGATGAAAGAGATTATGAATTTGCCAAAAAATTTGATTTGCCAATTAAAGAAGTTGTTTTGGGTGGCAATATTAAAAAAGAAGCCTGGTCTGGCGAAGGTGCTTTGGTTAATTCTGATTTTCTCAATGGTTTAAATGTTGAAGAAGCGATTTTTAAAATAATTGAATGGTTAGAAAAAAAAGGTTTTGGTTTTCAGACTGTAAATTATCATTTGCGCGACTGGGTTTTTTCCCGCCAGCGCTATTGGGGTGAACCGATTCCTATTATAATTTGTCCAAAATGTGGTTATGTGCCGGTTGCGGAAAAAGATTTACCAATTGTTTTGCCAGAAGTTGAAAATTACCAGACAACTGAAAATGGGGATTCGCCTTTATCCATGATTGAGGACTGGGTTAATGTTGAATGCCCGAAATGCGGGGGCGAAGCAAAAAGAGAAACCGATACTATGCCAAATTGGGCTGGCTCGTCTTGGTATTTTTTAAGATACTGCGATCCGCATAATGACAAAGCCCTGGCTGATAAAAAGAAATTAAAATATTGGATGCCGGTTGATTGGTATAATGGCGGTATGGAACACACGACTTTGCATCTTTTGTATTCTCGCTTTTGGCATAAATTTTTATTTGATATCGGCGTAGTGCCAACCCCAGAACCATATGCCAAGCGTACTTCTCATGGCATGATTTTGGCTGAAAATAATGAAAAAATGTCCAAGTCCCGCGGCAATGTTATTAATCCTGATGATGTGGTCAAAGAATATGGCGCTGATACTTTTAGAGTTTATGAAATGTTCATGGGACCGTTTGATCAGCCAACTCCGTGGAGCACGCAGGGAGTCGTGGGCATAAAAAGGTTTTTAGAAAGAGTCTGGGCAATTGGCAATGATTTGGATAATACAAAAAGAGCCTCCTTCGCTTCCACCTACGCTAAAGCTTCGGTGGATAAAAAAGCTTCGGAGGATGAAGGGAGTGACGATGATTTGTTGCGCTTGACTCATAAGACAATTAAACAAGTGACTGAGCAGATTGAAACTCTGGATTTAAATACCTGCATTTCCGCCTTGATGATTTTGATTAATAAATTTCAAGCCGAAGGTTGCAATCAGGAAATATTTGAAATGTGTTTAAAGATTTTATCGCCCTTTGCCCCTCATCTTGGCGAAGAACTGTGGCAAAATTTGGGACATAAGAAGTCAATATTTTTGGAGAAGTGGCCAGAATATGATTCTGAATTAATCAAGGATGAAGTAAAAGAAGTGCCAGTGCAGATCAATGGTAAAATGCGTTGTAAAATTTTGGTCACAGATGATATGCCGGAAAAAGAAGTGAAAAATTTGGCGCTAGATGATGAGCATGTTAAAAAATGGCTGGAGGGGAATGAAGTGAAGAAAGTTATTTATGTGCCGGGGAAGGTAATTAATATTGTGATATAA
- a CDS encoding ComEC/Rec2 family competence protein, giving the protein MERYLRKITKILGSALLIVFLLIAFTAHSQSQRQNLEIDYLDVGQGDAILIKTPYQQNILIDGGPDNKVLAALGKNLAFYDKDIDLVILTHPHTDHVIGLIEILRRYNVKKVLLTEIKNNSPPYLAFLEEIKKQNIIAEKADKPQDIILGQDLDLKILYPFNDISSKNFEDLNNSSIIVKLIYKNNSFLFTGDAGFPEEQDLLASKVDLTANVLKVGHHGSKYSTSQEFLAAIQPQDAIIEVGANNSYGHPNLATINRLEKNNIKILRTDLSGTIAIISDGQNIKIKAER; this is encoded by the coding sequence ATGGAAAGATATTTAAGAAAAATAACCAAAATTTTAGGCAGCGCCTTGCTGATTGTTTTTTTATTAATTGCTTTTACTGCCCATTCGCAGAGCCAGAGGCAGAATCTGGAAATTGATTATCTGGATGTCGGCCAGGGCGATGCGATTTTAATAAAAACTCCTTATCAACAAAACATTTTAATTGATGGCGGGCCTGATAATAAAGTTTTAGCTGCTTTGGGCAAAAATTTGGCTTTTTATGATAAAGATATTGACCTGGTTATTTTAACTCACCCTCACACCGACCATGTTATTGGCTTAATTGAAATTTTACGGCGTTACAATGTTAAAAAAGTTTTACTGACTGAAATTAAAAATAATTCCCCGCCTTATTTAGCTTTTTTAGAGGAAATTAAAAAACAAAACATAATTGCAGAAAAAGCTGACAAGCCCCAGGATATTATTTTAGGCCAGGATCTGGATTTGAAAATTTTATATCCGTTTAATGATATTAGCTCAAAGAATTTTGAGGATTTAAATAATTCTTCAATCATAGTAAAATTAATTTACAAAAATAATTCCTTCTTATTTACCGGTGATGCGGGCTTTCCTGAGGAACAGGATTTATTGGCCAGTAAAGTGGATTTAACTGCCAATGTCTTGAAAGTCGGCCATCATGGCAGTAAATATTCAACGAGCCAGGAGTTTTTAGCAGCGATTCAGCCGCAAGACGCCATAATTGAAGTAGGCGCAAATAATTCTTATGGCCATCCGAATTTGGCAACTATCAATAGATTAGAAAAAAATAATATTAAAATTCTTAGAACTGATTTAAGCGGGACAATAGCAATTATTAGTGATGGGCAGAATATTAAAATAAAAGCCGAGAGATAG
- the trxB gene encoding thioredoxin-disulfide reductase, which translates to MPEQYDLIIIGGGPAGLTAGIYASRRNLKTLIITKNIGGQASSASWVENYPGFDKVNGYELMQKFQKQAESFGSEFKYEEIAKVEKKNKHFLVKTVTGNEFESISVILTFGKTPSNLNVPGEKEFTGKGVAYCATCDGPLFKNKIVAVIGGGNSALESADYMSKIAQKVFLIHRREEFRGEAILIDRIKKDPNIELKLNKTVAEIKGDKFVQSIILEDAKTKAKEELKLDGIFVEIGYSVDASAIKDLVKTNEKNEIIIDEACQTSLEGVFAAGDVTDIKFKQIVISAAEGAKAALTAYKYIQDIKGTKEAIFDWGKK; encoded by the coding sequence ATGCCAGAACAATACGACCTAATCATCATCGGCGGCGGTCCAGCCGGTTTAACCGCTGGAATTTATGCATCCCGCCGCAATTTAAAAACCCTGATTATTACCAAAAATATAGGCGGTCAGGCCAGTAGTGCCAGCTGGGTGGAAAATTATCCTGGTTTTGACAAGGTTAATGGTTATGAATTAATGCAAAAATTTCAAAAGCAGGCAGAAAGTTTTGGCAGTGAGTTTAAATATGAAGAAATCGCCAAGGTAGAGAAAAAAAATAAGCATTTTTTGGTCAAGACAGTGACCGGCAATGAATTTGAGTCAATCAGCGTAATTTTAACTTTTGGCAAAACCCCCAGCAACTTAAATGTACCTGGCGAAAAAGAATTTACTGGCAAAGGCGTGGCTTATTGCGCGACTTGCGATGGCCCATTATTTAAAAATAAAATTGTAGCAGTAATTGGCGGTGGAAATTCGGCCTTAGAATCTGCTGATTATATGTCTAAAATTGCCCAAAAAGTATTTTTAATACATCGTCGCGAGGAATTTAGAGGCGAAGCGATTTTAATTGATCGGATAAAGAAAGACCCTAATATTGAATTAAAATTAAATAAAACCGTGGCTGAAATTAAAGGCGATAAGTTTGTTCAGTCAATTATTTTAGAAGATGCGAAGACTAAAGCCAAAGAAGAATTAAAATTGGACGGGATATTTGTGGAAATCGGGTATAGCGTTGATGCCAGCGCGATTAAGGATCTGGTTAAAACAAATGAAAAAAATGAAATTATAATTGATGAGGCCTGTCAGACAAGTTTAGAAGGCGTTTTTGCGGCCGGTGATGTGACTGATATAAAATTTAAACAAATTGTAATTTCCGCTGCTGAAGGAGCCAAGGCAGCTTTGACCGCATATAAATATATCCAGGATATTAAAGGGACCAAAGAGGCAATATTTGATTGGGGGAAGAAGTAA
- a CDS encoding polyprenol monophosphomannose synthase: MNTALVILPTYNEKENIEKLIGEILAQNLNLDILVVDDNSPDGTGQIIEDLRKNGPGLGLAGSSLLRDCFKPGQDGPQLFILHREKKEGLGRAYIAGFKWALANNYEYIFEMDADFSHQPGYLKDFLKAIKDCDLVIGSRYIKEGGTVGWSKIRELISRLGCLYAQIILGLKIKDLTGGFKCYRKPVLEKIDLDKIRSNGYMFQIEMTYSAFKNGFKIKEIPIIFLERKLGKTKFNKKIIWEAMINCWKLRFDL; encoded by the coding sequence ATGAATACAGCCCTAGTTATTCTCCCAACTTATAATGAAAAGGAAAATATTGAGAAATTGATTGGGGAAATTTTAGCGCAAAATTTAAATTTAGATATTTTAGTAGTTGATGATAATTCACCTGATGGCACTGGCCAAATAATTGAGGACTTGAGAAAAAACGGGCCTGGCCTCGGCTTGGCTGGGTCTTCTTTATTGAGAGACTGCTTTAAGCCTGGCCAAGACGGGCCTCAACTTTTTATTTTACATCGGGAGAAAAAAGAAGGATTGGGGCGGGCCTATATTGCTGGTTTTAAATGGGCCTTAGCTAATAATTATGAATATATTTTTGAAATGGATGCTGATTTTTCCCACCAGCCCGGATATTTAAAAGATTTTTTAAAAGCGATTAAAGATTGTGATTTGGTTATTGGTTCCAGATATATTAAAGAAGGAGGAACTGTTGGTTGGAGTAAAATCCGCGAATTGATTAGTCGCCTTGGTTGTTTGTACGCGCAAATAATTTTGGGTTTGAAAATAAAAGACTTAACCGGAGGATTCAAATGCTATCGTAAACCCGTTTTAGAAAAAATTGACCTGGATAAGATTCGGTCAAATGGCTATATGTTTCAAATTGAGATGACTTATAGCGCCTTTAAAAATGGTTTTAAAATTAAAGAAATTCCCATTATTTTTTTAGAGCGCAAACTCGGCAAAACAAAATTTAATAAAAAAATTATTTGGGAGGCAATGATAAATTGCTGGAAATTGCGATTTGACTTATAA
- the trxA gene encoding thioredoxin — MSEIKLTSANFEEEVLKSKVPILVDFWAEWCGPCKMMGPVLEQLATEMEGKPVKIAKCNVDENQDLAQKYNIMSIPAFKIFKNGQVVEEWVGAQTLEGLKSKLEKII, encoded by the coding sequence ATGTCTGAAATTAAACTAACCTCAGCAAATTTTGAGGAAGAAGTATTAAAAAGCAAGGTGCCTATTTTGGTTGATTTTTGGGCTGAATGGTGCGGCCCGTGCAAAATGATGGGCCCTGTTTTAGAACAATTAGCCACAGAAATGGAAGGCAAGCCTGTTAAAATAGCCAAATGCAATGTTGATGAAAATCAGGATTTGGCGCAGAAGTATAATATTATGTCCATTCCGGCTTTTAAGATTTTTAAAAATGGGCAGGTGGTGGAAGAATGGGTGGGTGCTCAAACATTGGAGGGATTGAAATCTAAGTTAGAGAAAATAATTTGA